In Bythopirellula goksoeyrii, a single window of DNA contains:
- a CDS encoding cryptochrome/photolyase family protein, with product MRAALIYPHQLYPDHPAARDADICVLIEEPLLFTQYLFHAKKLMLMRAAMQSYASQLKQLGLKVSYVDSHQLNSTEELTGILIELGVTQVQVVDPCDDWLGKRLESALEVAGIELTLFDDPHFLTPLPIFSDYVLQSENLLFKDFYVLQRKRLKVLLTEQDKPVGGKWSYDAANRKKLPRDLTIPVVEWPQPNSVVCAAEEYVKKYFPESIGDTKDFCYPTTSEQAEACLQDFFENRFSHFGDYEDAICEQETYLFHSVLTPAMNCGLISPRRVVDKALEYTDDVPLNSLEGFLRQVIGWREYMRGVYIHFGREQRTRNFWDHHYSMPASFYDASTGIVPVDTVIRRVEKYAYCHHIERLMVLGNFMLLCEIDPNAIYKWFMEFFIDAYDWVMVPNVYGMSQHADGGLITTKPYISGSNYILKMSNFSKGPWCEIWDGLYWRFIDKNRDYIKTNPRMALMVSQADRMGDRLKIHLRVAEDYLEQLHGN from the coding sequence ATGCGTGCCGCACTCATCTATCCTCACCAGTTGTATCCGGATCATCCTGCAGCCAGAGATGCTGACATTTGTGTGTTGATTGAAGAACCCTTGCTGTTCACTCAGTATCTATTTCACGCCAAAAAGTTGATGCTCATGAGGGCTGCCATGCAATCTTATGCCAGCCAACTCAAACAATTGGGCCTCAAGGTTAGTTATGTCGATTCACATCAACTCAATTCAACTGAGGAGTTAACGGGCATTCTTATTGAACTTGGTGTGACTCAAGTGCAAGTCGTCGATCCCTGTGATGACTGGCTCGGAAAACGACTTGAATCTGCCCTTGAAGTGGCGGGTATCGAGTTAACATTGTTCGATGATCCTCACTTTCTGACCCCTCTCCCAATCTTCAGCGATTATGTGTTACAGAGCGAGAATCTGCTCTTCAAAGATTTCTACGTCTTGCAGCGAAAACGGCTCAAAGTCTTGCTCACCGAGCAAGATAAGCCTGTCGGGGGTAAGTGGAGCTACGATGCTGCAAATCGAAAAAAGCTGCCTCGCGATTTGACAATCCCTGTTGTTGAGTGGCCACAGCCCAACTCCGTGGTTTGCGCTGCAGAGGAATATGTCAAGAAATACTTTCCTGAATCCATCGGCGATACGAAAGATTTCTGCTATCCGACTACATCAGAACAGGCCGAAGCTTGCTTGCAAGATTTTTTCGAGAATCGGTTTTCCCATTTTGGAGACTACGAAGACGCGATCTGTGAACAAGAAACCTACCTTTTTCATTCTGTATTGACGCCGGCGATGAACTGTGGGCTGATCTCGCCGCGGCGCGTCGTTGACAAGGCGCTTGAATACACGGATGACGTGCCGCTGAACTCACTCGAAGGATTCTTGCGGCAAGTGATTGGTTGGCGCGAGTATATGAGGGGTGTTTACATTCATTTTGGCAGAGAGCAGCGAACGAGGAATTTTTGGGACCACCATTACTCCATGCCAGCATCATTCTACGATGCGTCCACTGGCATCGTACCCGTCGATACAGTGATTCGGCGAGTGGAGAAATATGCCTACTGCCATCACATCGAGCGACTTATGGTTCTCGGTAATTTCATGCTGCTCTGCGAAATTGATCCCAATGCGATCTACAAGTGGTTCATGGAATTCTTCATCGATGCTTACGATTGGGTGATGGTGCCAAATGTCTACGGCATGAGCCAACACGCCGATGGCGGGCTGATTACTACCAAACCGTACATAAGTGGTTCGAACTATATCTTGAAAATGAGCAATTTCAGCAAAGGTCCCTGGTGTGAGATTTGGGATGGTCTCTACTGGCGATTTATCGATAAAAATCGAGACTATATTAAGACTAATCCTCGCATGGCGCTCATGGTTTCTCAAGCAGATCGCATGGGGGATCGCTTGAAGATTCATCTTCGTGTGGCAGAAGATTATCTCGAGCAACTGCATGGTAATTAG
- a CDS encoding thiol-disulfide oxidoreductase DCC family protein, with protein MPDRTTPNYEIEVFYDGGCPLCLREISMLHRWDKRSKIRFTDIDAPSFEADEIGKSYQELMARMHARLPDGTWLVGVEVFRRLYEVVGFKRLTALSRLPLISQVLDFGYRIFARNRLRLTGRCSAQACSTKHTASTSR; from the coding sequence ATGCCAGACCGAACGACTCCTAACTACGAAATAGAAGTCTTTTACGATGGAGGGTGTCCACTGTGTTTGCGTGAAATCTCTATGCTTCACCGTTGGGATAAGCGGAGTAAGATTCGTTTCACGGATATCGACGCCCCTTCATTCGAAGCTGATGAGATTGGGAAAAGCTACCAAGAACTCATGGCTAGAATGCACGCCAGACTTCCCGACGGCACATGGCTGGTAGGGGTCGAGGTCTTTCGACGCCTTTACGAAGTCGTAGGTTTTAAACGGCTGACTGCCTTGAGTCGCTTGCCGCTGATCTCTCAAGTTTTGGACTTCGGATATCGGATATTCGCGCGAAATCGGCTCCGCCTGACAGGACGTTGCTCAGCACAAGCATGTTCGACCAAGCACACAGCTTCAACCTCTCGGTGA
- a CDS encoding sulfatase: MISLLVTLRTACLFLALLSLVGLSSVNGFAAPKPNVLFIAIDDLNDWEGCLEGHPQVQTPNIDALASRGTLFTNAHCQAPLCNSSRTSLLLGLRPSTTGIYGLAPWYRKVPALAEKVSLPNYFRQHGYRAYSAGKVYHGNFGRSPGVEFDEIGAPPSLAPFPPKKLVDTPSPHPLVDWGQFPHRDEDKGDWQVASWGVEQLQQQHDQPFFMALGFSLPHVPCYAAEKWLALYPEDTLQLPEVRQDDRDDTPRFSWYMHWRLPEPRLKFLKEADQWKNLVRSYLACISFVDSQVGRVLTALEKSGHADDTIVVLWSDHGWHLGEKLITGKNSLWDRSTRVPLIFAGPGITEHAVCNQPVELLDIYPTLLQLCDLSAKQGLEGVSLVPQLQDANTKRERPAITTHNPDNHGVRTEKWRYIVYADGSEELYDMVKDPHEWENLTDRPELEAVKAELREWLPEQSAPHALGSKHRILEYHNGEAVWEGTPIEPKEPVPEL, encoded by the coding sequence GTGATTTCTCTACTTGTCACGCTTAGAACTGCCTGCCTTTTTCTTGCTCTACTGTCTCTAGTTGGGCTTTCCTCGGTGAACGGGTTCGCCGCACCGAAACCCAACGTCCTGTTTATCGCTATCGACGATCTGAATGATTGGGAGGGTTGCCTCGAAGGGCATCCTCAGGTGCAGACGCCGAACATCGATGCCCTGGCTTCGCGCGGCACGCTATTCACCAATGCCCATTGCCAGGCCCCGCTTTGTAATTCATCGCGGACGAGCCTGCTGCTTGGCTTGCGTCCCTCAACGACTGGCATCTATGGACTTGCCCCTTGGTATCGCAAAGTCCCTGCGCTGGCGGAGAAAGTCAGCTTACCCAACTATTTCCGGCAGCACGGATATCGCGCTTATTCAGCAGGAAAGGTTTACCATGGGAACTTTGGAAGATCGCCCGGCGTGGAATTCGACGAAATTGGTGCGCCCCCTTCCTTAGCTCCCTTTCCTCCGAAAAAGTTAGTCGATACCCCCTCACCCCATCCCCTCGTAGATTGGGGCCAATTTCCCCACCGTGACGAAGATAAAGGTGACTGGCAGGTCGCCAGTTGGGGTGTTGAGCAATTACAGCAACAACACGATCAACCTTTTTTCATGGCACTCGGTTTCTCATTGCCGCATGTGCCATGTTACGCCGCGGAAAAATGGCTTGCGCTTTATCCTGAGGACACACTTCAACTCCCAGAAGTTCGCCAGGACGACCGAGACGACACCCCTCGGTTCTCTTGGTACATGCACTGGCGCTTACCGGAACCACGCTTGAAGTTCCTGAAAGAAGCCGATCAATGGAAGAACCTGGTACGCTCCTATTTGGCCTGCATCAGTTTCGTCGATAGTCAGGTGGGCCGCGTGTTGACTGCCCTCGAAAAGAGTGGGCATGCCGACGACACGATCGTGGTGCTCTGGTCCGATCATGGCTGGCACCTCGGCGAAAAATTGATCACGGGAAAGAATTCGCTCTGGGACCGCTCGACCCGCGTGCCGTTGATCTTCGCAGGACCGGGGATCACGGAACATGCAGTGTGCAACCAGCCGGTCGAATTACTCGACATCTATCCAACGCTGCTCCAATTGTGCGATTTGTCAGCGAAGCAGGGACTGGAAGGCGTCAGCCTGGTCCCCCAGTTACAGGACGCCAACACAAAGCGCGAACGTCCTGCCATTACTACCCACAATCCCGACAACCACGGTGTTCGTACGGAGAAATGGCGATATATCGTCTACGCCGATGGGTCCGAGGAACTTTACGACATGGTCAAAGATCCCCATGAATGGGAAAACCTGACTGATCGCCCTGAACTCGAAGCGGTGAAGGCGGAACTTCGGGAATGGTTGCCCGAGCAGAGCGCACCACATGCACTGGGAAGCAAGCACCGCATTCTGGAATACCACAACGGCGAAGCCGTGTGGGAAGGAACGCCGATTGAACCGAAAGAGCCGGTGCCTGAGTTGTAG
- a CDS encoding B12-binding domain-containing protein, translated as MTRLLTPKQVAQAIGVSESSLKRWCDKGLLATIRTAGGHRRLALDEVFQFLRRSDQELVRPELLGLPSNTGRGEIVLTRAREQISAALVTGDEEQCRRIVLDLYLAGQSVCEICDRVLAEAFHEIGDRWECGEVSIYRERRACEIGSRALHELRSAMPTPRVDAPQAIGGTMQSDPYRLPTAMIEVVLRELGWQATSLGTELPSTTFAEALHDNEPKLLWLSISSFASSAQFLEDYAEIHRVAEEVGAAVVVGGRALSTEIRQEMVYSAFCDNLRHMVTFVDTLQAGVGQQQS; from the coding sequence GTGACAAGACTCTTAACTCCCAAGCAAGTGGCGCAAGCTATTGGTGTGAGCGAATCATCGCTCAAACGATGGTGCGATAAAGGATTGTTGGCTACGATTCGCACGGCAGGTGGTCATCGTCGTCTGGCATTGGACGAGGTATTTCAGTTTTTGCGGCGGTCTGATCAAGAATTGGTACGCCCTGAATTGCTGGGCCTCCCTTCGAACACCGGGCGTGGTGAAATTGTCCTCACCAGGGCTCGGGAGCAAATAAGTGCTGCATTAGTCACCGGAGATGAAGAGCAATGTCGGCGGATCGTGTTGGATCTTTATTTGGCCGGGCAGTCCGTCTGCGAAATCTGTGATCGCGTGTTAGCTGAGGCGTTTCATGAGATTGGAGACCGCTGGGAGTGCGGCGAGGTGTCCATTTATCGTGAACGAAGAGCTTGCGAGATAGGCTCAAGAGCTCTGCATGAGCTTCGAAGCGCCATGCCTACTCCTCGCGTGGATGCTCCGCAAGCCATCGGAGGAACCATGCAGTCAGATCCCTACCGACTTCCGACAGCCATGATTGAAGTCGTACTGCGCGAGTTGGGCTGGCAAGCTACGTCACTAGGAACGGAGTTGCCGAGCACTACGTTTGCTGAAGCACTCCACGATAACGAACCAAAATTATTGTGGTTGAGCATTTCATCTTTCGCATCTTCTGCTCAGTTTTTGGAAGACTATGCTGAGATCCATCGTGTTGCCGAAGAGGTGGGTGCAGCGGTAGTCGTCGGGGGCCGAGCACTGAGCACAGAGATCCGGCAGGAGATGGTCTATTCCGCTTTCTGCGACAACTTGCGACACATGGTAACGTTTGTTGACACATTGCAAGCCGGGGTCGGGCAGCAACAAAGTTGA
- a CDS encoding SDR family NAD(P)-dependent oxidoreductase has protein sequence MSTIAILGATGSIGSALARHLVAEAKQVLLLGRDHDRLAALAAELDQPFTEVNFSASQSLEDALLKNSEQCGGYQGIVNCIGSMLLKPAHSTSDEEFRETIHANLFTTFSTIRAGGKVLRRSGGSIVLFASAAAEIGIPNHEAIAAAKGGVISMARSAAATYAAQEIRVNVISPGLVRTSLTKQIWSNPAAAAASTEMHALGRLGESRDLVAVAVWLLDPSNSWITGQVIGVDGGLSSLLPRRRQPT, from the coding sequence ATGTCAACCATCGCGATACTTGGAGCCACTGGATCAATCGGCTCCGCACTGGCAAGACATTTGGTCGCCGAAGCGAAGCAAGTACTTCTGCTTGGCAGAGACCATGACAGACTGGCAGCGCTGGCAGCTGAACTAGATCAGCCCTTTACCGAGGTCAATTTCTCCGCTTCGCAAAGTCTGGAGGACGCTTTGCTGAAAAACTCAGAGCAATGTGGCGGATATCAAGGAATCGTGAATTGCATCGGTTCTATGTTGCTGAAACCAGCTCATTCCACCTCGGACGAAGAATTCCGCGAAACTATCCATGCCAATCTGTTTACGACATTTTCGACCATTCGCGCAGGGGGCAAAGTACTGCGGAGATCCGGTGGGTCAATTGTCTTATTTGCCTCGGCAGCAGCCGAGATTGGGATTCCCAATCACGAAGCAATCGCGGCCGCCAAGGGAGGAGTCATCAGCATGGCGCGTTCTGCGGCTGCGACCTATGCTGCCCAAGAGATACGTGTCAATGTCATCAGCCCCGGATTAGTGCGTACCAGCCTTACAAAACAAATATGGAGTAACCCTGCTGCCGCCGCAGCTTCAACCGAGATGCACGCATTGGGGAGGCTCGGAGAGTCTCGAGACTTGGTTGCGGTCGCAGTTTGGTTGCTGGATCCCTCAAACAGTTGGATTACTGGCCAAGTCATCGGTGTAGACGGAGGACTTTCAAGTCTCCTGCCGAGACGAAGACAGCCAACCTGA
- a CDS encoding fasciclin domain-containing protein, translating to MLYALKHSIVSTVACSLLVAPSLVNAGEHCSQSTAQAGHVQTVAYTKEAKMDIVDTAVSAGSFTKLAAALQAAGLVETLKGEGPFTVFAPTDEAFSKLPAGTVESLLKPESKEKLTGILTYHVVPGKVMAADVVKLQNAKTVQGSDVDIKVEDGKVMVDGANVVKTDIECSNGVIHVIDAVILP from the coding sequence ATGTTGTATGCACTGAAACACTCTATCGTCTCGACAGTTGCCTGCTCTCTGTTGGTTGCACCGTCACTGGTGAATGCTGGTGAGCACTGCTCTCAAAGCACGGCCCAAGCAGGACATGTCCAAACTGTTGCTTATACGAAGGAAGCCAAAATGGACATCGTCGACACTGCTGTAAGTGCCGGATCGTTCACCAAGCTGGCCGCTGCATTACAAGCAGCTGGATTAGTTGAGACTCTAAAGGGTGAGGGGCCATTTACTGTCTTTGCGCCTACCGATGAGGCCTTCAGCAAACTACCTGCCGGAACGGTCGAATCGCTGCTGAAACCTGAGAGCAAAGAGAAGCTCACCGGCATCCTGACTTACCATGTAGTCCCTGGCAAAGTAATGGCCGCGGATGTAGTGAAACTTCAAAACGCTAAAACCGTCCAAGGCTCTGATGTTGATATCAAAGTTGAAGACGGCAAGGTGATGGTGGATGGTGCAAATGTCGTGAAAACCGACATCGAGTGCTCGAATGGCGTGATTCACGTCATCGACGCTGTGATCCTTCCGTAG